One region of Bacteroidota bacterium genomic DNA includes:
- a CDS encoding histidine kinase yields the protein MKPANHRFIVFLFFILLFTQTANAIVPVSKIYELKTELFKPRIQKLMLDHWGMLWVGTDRGVFRFDGFDFSPVTGTDTIDSPVSAMFEDKQKRIWIGFENGKIETFERNLLTPFKVSNDTVSSPISSFVQDTEGKIFFTTKGEGIFYLKNDSIVNINIADGMSDNYCYAALLLPDGRLCVGTDKGLNFLRISHDKKEISSLTSQQGLPDNIVRTLSLDHQNQLWIGMQDQGICRVSLHSDKPEFIPSVQNWNSGQLNGLVKLEHEVWLATEENGIQIVDSSGSLLPLVFLDTKIKLSKASDILCDFEQNIWIASGNLLIRSSGEKLRFLYGTNTMPFHLNHCILADRKGNIWFSPDQQLVKATPSKTGGFIFKKYIVTAPKLLTDIVSLFEDSYGFIWIGTMGEGVFRLNPENGKIKKVHGQDNLDNSSILSINGTGDNIWITGFNGVVKCKILKYGESDDAVLICEATPEIDILNNNYVYFVLPDRKGRIWMGTDEQGLAMIENNQLRFFTKKDGLPSNTIHSVCEGLNGDIWLATSDAGISVYNGKTFKNYSVANGLSDASPISIQCDKNGNLCILHTNGIDVLNPATGKILYHGPEEGLEELNPDPNSISQDRYGNIWIGAQAGILIYRPFAYQAWPQPSIKITGISLFMEDIDPEKQRNFDYDENNLRFSFSSIWYSDPTRIHYAYLLEGYTTKWQETNDRSVTFPKLPPGKYRFRVRGSLNSLENDSPEAAYSLVIHAPLWQRWWFRSLMFVTASLIFYFLIRRREDRLRKVDRLQKEKIQFQFETLRSQVNPHFLFNSFNTLITVIEDNPTKAVEYVERLSEFFRNIVTYRDKDLIQLDEELNLLDNYIFIQRKRYGNSLTLNINLEQSSRHEFLIPPLTLQLLAENAIKHNSVSKETPLVIDLFISQGMLFIRNNVNPKIQKEKSTGLGLQNIVSRYKLLTELPVKIDHATDHFTVALPLLNENVS from the coding sequence ATGAAGCCAGCAAACCACCGCTTCATAGTTTTTTTATTTTTTATCCTGCTGTTTACTCAGACAGCGAACGCAATTGTTCCGGTTTCTAAAATTTATGAACTAAAAACTGAACTATTCAAACCAAGAATCCAGAAACTGATGCTGGATCATTGGGGAATGCTATGGGTAGGCACGGATCGTGGCGTTTTCCGTTTTGATGGTTTTGACTTCTCCCCTGTTACGGGTACAGATACTATTGATTCTCCGGTCTCCGCCATGTTTGAAGACAAGCAAAAGAGAATATGGATTGGATTTGAAAACGGAAAAATTGAAACCTTCGAAAGAAATCTGTTAACTCCATTTAAGGTCTCAAACGATACGGTATCTTCACCTATCAGCTCTTTCGTTCAGGATACAGAAGGAAAGATCTTTTTTACAACAAAAGGAGAAGGAATTTTTTATTTAAAAAACGATTCCATTGTCAATATCAATATTGCTGATGGAATGAGTGACAATTACTGTTATGCTGCTTTGTTATTACCGGATGGAAGATTGTGCGTCGGGACAGACAAAGGATTGAACTTTCTTCGTATCAGTCACGATAAAAAGGAAATCTCTTCACTTACATCCCAACAAGGTTTACCTGACAACATTGTCAGAACCCTCTCGCTCGACCATCAAAATCAATTGTGGATCGGAATGCAGGACCAGGGAATTTGCAGAGTATCACTTCACTCTGATAAACCGGAGTTCATCCCAAGTGTTCAAAACTGGAATTCCGGCCAATTGAATGGTCTCGTCAAGCTGGAACATGAGGTGTGGCTTGCAACCGAAGAAAACGGAATTCAGATTGTGGACAGTTCCGGCTCTTTGCTACCCTTGGTTTTCCTGGATACCAAAATCAAACTTTCGAAAGCGAGTGATATTCTTTGTGATTTTGAACAAAACATCTGGATAGCTTCAGGAAACCTCCTGATCCGCTCAAGTGGAGAAAAACTCAGATTTTTATACGGGACGAATACAATGCCTTTTCATTTAAATCATTGCATCCTTGCAGATCGAAAAGGCAATATATGGTTCAGTCCGGACCAACAATTAGTCAAAGCAACCCCTTCAAAAACCGGAGGATTTATTTTTAAGAAATACATTGTAACAGCACCTAAACTGCTCACGGACATTGTTTCATTGTTTGAAGATTCCTACGGGTTTATATGGATTGGCACTATGGGAGAAGGGGTATTCAGATTGAACCCGGAGAATGGTAAAATAAAAAAAGTTCATGGTCAGGATAATCTTGATAACAGCAGTATTTTATCCATTAACGGTACCGGAGACAACATCTGGATTACAGGTTTCAATGGTGTTGTCAAATGCAAAATCCTGAAGTATGGCGAATCGGATGATGCAGTTTTAATTTGCGAGGCTACACCTGAAATAGATATTCTGAATAACAATTATGTGTACTTCGTGTTACCCGACCGGAAAGGCAGAATCTGGATGGGAACCGATGAGCAAGGGCTGGCAATGATTGAAAATAACCAGTTACGATTTTTTACTAAGAAGGATGGGCTGCCCAGCAATACAATTCATTCTGTATGCGAAGGATTGAACGGAGATATCTGGCTGGCAACTTCCGACGCAGGAATATCCGTCTATAATGGTAAAACATTTAAAAATTATTCAGTGGCCAATGGGTTAAGTGATGCATCTCCGATTTCCATTCAATGTGATAAAAATGGGAATCTTTGCATATTACATACTAACGGTATCGATGTACTTAATCCGGCGACCGGTAAAATACTGTATCACGGTCCGGAAGAAGGTCTCGAAGAATTGAATCCTGATCCAAATTCCATTTCACAAGATCGCTATGGAAATATATGGATAGGCGCGCAAGCGGGGATTTTAATTTACCGGCCGTTTGCTTATCAGGCTTGGCCACAACCATCGATCAAAATAACAGGTATTTCTTTGTTCATGGAGGATATCGATCCGGAGAAACAAAGAAATTTTGATTATGACGAAAACAATCTGCGCTTTAGTTTTTCCAGCATTTGGTATTCAGACCCAACACGGATACACTATGCGTATTTGCTCGAAGGATATACAACCAAATGGCAGGAAACGAATGACCGATCGGTCACATTTCCAAAACTCCCTCCCGGGAAATACAGGTTCAGAGTACGGGGAAGTCTGAATTCATTGGAAAATGATTCTCCCGAAGCGGCATATTCTCTTGTGATTCATGCTCCTTTGTGGCAGCGCTGGTGGTTCAGAAGCCTGATGTTTGTAACCGCTTCATTGATTTTTTACTTCCTCATACGGCGACGGGAAGATCGATTGAGAAAAGTGGATCGTTTGCAGAAAGAAAAAATACAATTTCAATTTGAGACTCTTCGAAGTCAGGTAAATCCTCATTTCCTCTTCAATAGTTTCAATACACTGATCACAGTGATTGAAGACAATCCTACAAAAGCCGTTGAATATGTTGAACGACTCTCGGAGTTTTTCAGAAATATTGTCACGTACAGGGACAAGGACCTGATTCAGCTCGATGAAGAATTGAATCTTCTTGACAATTATATATTTATTCAAAGAAAAAGGTATGGAAATTCTTTGACACTGAATATTAATCTTGAACAATCTTCAAGGCATGAATTCCTCATTCCTCCGCTGACACTTCAGTTGCTGGCAGAAAATGCTATCAAACACAATTCTGTTTCCAAAGAAACACCATTGGTTATTGACTTATTCATTTCACAGGGTATGCTTTTTATCCGTAATAATGTGAATCCTAAAATACAGAAAGAAAAATCCACCGGCCTGGGCTTGCAAAATATCGTGAGCAGGTATAAATTGCTCACGGAATTACCTGTAAAAATTGATCATGCGACAGATCATTTTACTGTAGCTTTACCATTGCTAAACGAAAACGTATCATGA
- a CDS encoding 2-C-methyl-D-erythritol 2,4-cyclodiphosphate synthase, whose protein sequence is MKKIRIGFGFDVHQLRDEREFWLGGIRIPHTKGAVGHSDADVMIHAMCDALLGAANLGDIGKHFPDTSSEFKNIDSKILLKRVCELLLEKDWEIGNLDITLCLEKPKIAGFIPKMQEALSTVMSIPSEDISIKATTNEKLGYVGREEGIHCYAVALIFRK, encoded by the coding sequence ATGAAAAAAATAAGAATCGGTTTTGGTTTTGATGTTCATCAGCTCAGGGATGAACGGGAATTCTGGCTCGGCGGAATTCGTATTCCTCATACAAAAGGTGCGGTTGGACATTCCGATGCAGATGTCATGATCCATGCTATGTGCGATGCTTTATTAGGTGCTGCCAACCTTGGAGATATTGGAAAGCACTTCCCGGATACTTCCTCAGAATTTAAAAATATCGACAGTAAAATTTTGCTTAAAAGAGTATGTGAACTCCTTTTAGAGAAAGACTGGGAGATAGGAAATCTGGATATTACACTTTGTCTGGAGAAGCCTAAAATAGCTGGCTTTATCCCTAAAATGCAGGAAGCGCTCTCGACCGTAATGAGCATCCCTTCAGAGGACATATCCATCAAGGCAACTACCAACGAAAAGCTTGGTTACGTAGGCCGTGAAGAAGGTATCCACTGCTACGCGGTCGCGTTAATTTTCAGAAAATAA
- a CDS encoding YceI family protein: MNPISRNRIFLLLLVAISFLSATPPGSKLYSTNNGYVSFRSEAPQEIISAKSNQLRGILDISKKVFVFKVTLNTFEGFNSGLQREHFNDKFLETEVYPEVIFSGKIIEDVNFENEGSFTLRAKGKLSIHGIEQERIVKVSVTIKNNIIYIESKFNILLADHSIKVPKVVHEKIASEIGIDVKAELKPKS; encoded by the coding sequence ATGAATCCCATTAGCCGAAATCGTATTTTCTTACTCCTGCTTGTTGCGATTTCATTTTTATCGGCCACACCTCCTGGCTCAAAATTGTATTCAACAAACAACGGTTATGTCAGCTTTCGTTCGGAGGCACCACAGGAAATTATCAGCGCGAAATCAAATCAGTTAAGAGGTATTCTTGATATTTCAAAAAAAGTATTCGTTTTTAAAGTTACACTGAATACGTTCGAAGGATTTAACAGCGGATTGCAACGAGAGCATTTCAATGATAAATTTCTGGAAACGGAAGTTTACCCCGAAGTCATTTTCTCCGGTAAAATTATTGAAGATGTCAATTTTGAAAATGAAGGTTCTTTCACTCTGAGAGCAAAAGGAAAATTATCAATTCACGGAATCGAACAGGAAAGAATTGTCAAAGTAAGTGTTACAATAAAAAATAACATCATTTACATTGAATCAAAATTCAACATTCTGCTGGCCGACCACAGCATCAAGGTTCCGAAAGTTGTGCATGAAAAAATCGCTTCCGAAATAGGAATTGATGTAAAAGCTGAATTAAAGCCAAAATCCTGA
- a CDS encoding polysaccharide pyruvyl transferase family protein, with amino-acid sequence MKFIYSLALLLYQTGVRLAAISGNKKAKLWLEGRKNLFSILSTLQPKKSLRYWVHCSSLGEFEQGRPLIEEIKKRNPDIEIILTFFSPSGYEIRKNYPLAQHVLYLPLDSARNATRFIGTIQPDLVFFIKYEYWYHYLALLNKKRIPVYFVSSIFRPSQIFFKWYGRFFRNMLKMVTHFFVQDDTSKELLQQAGINECTVTGDTRFDRVAGFLSNAKRIPQLESFSKGHQIFIAGSTWPEDETLIIPELHNLITNGFRVIFFPHEVNTDSIHRLENDIRKVHPNLKTVLFSSASENDLKVADLLLVDTIGLLSSAYAYANVAYIGGGFGKGIHNILEAATYGIPVLFGPRFEKFREAKELVRQQGAFPVQNIREFSDVISTLIFNPSKSEAAGKIAKEYVQNQTGSTAKILNYLDGKNK; translated from the coding sequence ATGAAATTCATCTATTCACTTGCTCTTCTTTTATACCAAACAGGTGTCAGGCTGGCTGCAATCTCAGGTAATAAAAAAGCAAAATTATGGCTGGAGGGCCGAAAAAATCTGTTCAGCATTTTATCCACCCTTCAACCAAAAAAATCCCTTCGTTACTGGGTGCATTGTTCTTCTCTCGGGGAATTTGAACAGGGTCGGCCACTCATTGAAGAAATAAAAAAGAGAAATCCTGACATCGAAATCATTCTTACATTTTTTTCTCCTTCAGGATATGAAATCAGGAAAAATTATCCGCTTGCGCAACATGTTCTGTACCTTCCATTGGACAGTGCACGAAATGCCACGCGTTTTATTGGTACGATTCAACCCGACCTCGTCTTTTTTATAAAATACGAATACTGGTACCATTATCTGGCACTACTTAATAAAAAACGAATTCCTGTCTATTTTGTTTCCTCCATTTTTCGCCCCTCACAAATCTTCTTCAAATGGTATGGCAGGTTCTTCAGAAACATGCTGAAAATGGTTACACATTTCTTTGTTCAGGATGACACTTCCAAAGAATTACTGCAGCAAGCCGGAATCAATGAATGTACCGTAACGGGTGACACCCGTTTTGATCGTGTCGCGGGTTTTCTATCCAATGCAAAACGAATCCCTCAACTTGAATCATTTTCAAAAGGACACCAAATATTCATAGCAGGCAGTACCTGGCCGGAAGATGAAACATTGATCATCCCTGAACTTCACAACCTCATCACAAATGGTTTTCGTGTGATTTTCTTTCCGCATGAAGTTAACACGGATTCAATCCATAGACTTGAAAACGATATCAGGAAAGTTCACCCAAACCTGAAAACAGTGTTATTTTCCAGCGCTTCAGAAAATGATTTGAAGGTAGCGGATCTCCTGCTGGTCGACACTATAGGATTGCTCTCTTCTGCTTATGCTTACGCGAATGTAGCTTACATTGGAGGCGGTTTTGGCAAAGGCATTCACAACATCCTTGAAGCCGCTACATACGGCATTCCGGTACTCTTTGGGCCCCGTTTTGAAAAATTCAGGGAAGCAAAAGAACTCGTGAGACAGCAGGGAGCTTTCCCTGTTCAGAATATCCGGGAATTTTCAGATGTGATTTCTACCCTCATTTTCAACCCCTCAAAATCTGAAGCTGCCGGGAAAATCGCGAAAGAGTACGTTCAAAATCAAACCGGCTCGACCGCAAAAATCCTGAACTACCTCGATGGAAAGAATAAATGA
- a CDS encoding DUF2490 domain-containing protein, giving the protein MFKSGVRISLLLIALSISGIARAQDDAGLWSSLTLQHKFTQKWTGIVSEQLRLYDNMSRIDQYFTDLSLEYSITKKFKASLNYRLMSKNKDEYYSTRHRFYLDLAYRVKLNPVSISLRQRFQEQFTDLNSSDLGKVPEWYSRTKLGVKLDLNRKYAPYLATEMFYVIDNANEQDQVIDRYRYEAGIDYEFNRRHSVNIFYLIQHSLVSPANDYIVGIGYTFTSF; this is encoded by the coding sequence ATGTTTAAATCGGGAGTTAGAATTTCTTTATTGCTTATTGCTCTTTCCATCTCTGGCATAGCCAGGGCACAGGACGATGCGGGACTTTGGTCTAGTCTGACACTTCAGCATAAATTTACGCAGAAATGGACAGGCATCGTTAGTGAGCAGCTTCGGTTGTATGATAATATGTCAAGGATTGATCAGTATTTCACGGATCTTTCTCTGGAATATTCAATTACAAAAAAGTTTAAAGCTTCGTTGAATTACCGGCTTATGTCCAAAAACAAGGATGAATACTATAGTACACGTCATCGTTTCTATCTGGATCTTGCCTATCGGGTGAAGTTGAACCCTGTGAGTATCTCGCTGCGGCAGCGTTTTCAGGAACAGTTCACGGATCTGAATTCAAGTGATCTGGGAAAAGTTCCCGAATGGTATTCACGCACTAAACTCGGAGTAAAATTAGACCTCAACAGGAAATATGCGCCGTACCTTGCAACTGAAATGTTTTATGTCATAGACAATGCAAATGAACAGGACCAGGTTATTGATCGTTACAGATATGAAGCCGGAATTGACTACGAGTTTAACAGAAGGCACAGTGTCAACATCTTTTACCTGATTCAGCACAGCCTGGTCAGTCCGGCGAATGATTACATTGTCGGAATAGGATATACCTTCACATCATTCTGA
- the cdd gene encoding cytidine deaminase, protein MKKVEILSEFEEYSNISELPDDDQRLVVEARLSVNKAYAPYSRFQVGAAVLLENGIVMRGNNQENASYPIGLCAERVAIFAAGANYPGVKIKAIAITAMSDLFHIDKPITPCGACRQAIAEYEHRYHGNIRLIMVGETGKVLVSNSISQFLPYQFTADDLNLKRS, encoded by the coding sequence ATGAAAAAAGTAGAAATCCTTTCTGAGTTTGAAGAATACAGTAATATTTCAGAACTACCCGATGATGATCAGCGGCTGGTCGTAGAGGCAAGATTAAGCGTGAACAAGGCTTATGCGCCTTATTCCAGATTCCAGGTAGGTGCAGCTGTACTTCTTGAAAACGGAATTGTGATGCGAGGAAATAACCAGGAGAATGCCAGTTATCCGATCGGATTGTGTGCCGAAAGAGTCGCGATTTTCGCAGCCGGAGCAAATTACCCGGGTGTCAAAATCAAAGCCATTGCTATTACAGCCATGTCAGATTTATTTCATATCGATAAGCCTATCACCCCATGCGGTGCCTGCAGGCAAGCTATTGCAGAGTATGAGCATCGTTACCACGGTAACATCCGGCTGATCATGGTGGGTGAAACCGGAAAAGTTCTTGTGTCCAATAGCATCAGCCAGTTCCTCCCCTATCAGTTTACAGCCGACGACCTGAATTTGAAACGTTCATGA
- a CDS encoding response regulator transcription factor, protein MNILIIEDEEPAALRLKKILNELEPDAQVLDIIVSVKSAVEWLNKNATPDLILLDIHLADGSSFEIFKLTEVKTPVIFITAYDEYAVQAFKVTSVDYLLKPIKKEDLAAAIKKYKSIYIKTPNPPMPDFGLLLETLRKPQPEFKKRFLIRFGEHIKAIDAENIAYFYTEEKINFLRTTDNHTYHVDYNLDKLEEMLDPERFFRINRQFIISINSIDQMFSFSKSRVKINLKPPINLDTIVSTERSPLFKEWLAGKE, encoded by the coding sequence ATGAACATTCTTATCATCGAAGACGAAGAACCCGCTGCATTACGACTTAAAAAGATTCTCAATGAATTGGAGCCGGATGCACAGGTGCTTGATATTATCGTGAGTGTAAAATCCGCGGTGGAATGGTTGAACAAAAACGCAACTCCGGATTTGATTCTCCTCGATATCCATCTTGCAGATGGATCAAGTTTTGAGATTTTCAAACTGACAGAAGTAAAAACACCCGTAATATTTATTACTGCATACGATGAATATGCAGTTCAGGCATTTAAAGTAACAAGTGTAGATTACTTGTTGAAGCCTATCAAAAAAGAAGATTTGGCTGCAGCGATTAAAAAGTACAAAAGCATTTACATCAAAACTCCCAATCCTCCAATGCCTGATTTCGGGCTGCTTTTAGAGACCTTAAGAAAACCTCAGCCTGAGTTTAAAAAACGTTTCCTGATACGATTTGGAGAACACATTAAAGCAATCGATGCCGAAAATATTGCTTATTTCTATACAGAGGAGAAGATCAACTTTCTTAGAACGACGGATAATCACACATATCATGTTGATTACAACCTCGATAAACTGGAAGAAATGCTCGATCCGGAGCGGTTTTTCAGGATCAACAGGCAATTCATCATCAGTATCAATTCTATCGATCAAATGTTCTCTTTTTCAAAGTCCAGGGTTAAAATCAACTTAAAACCTCCGATTAATCTGGACACTATTGTAAGCACCGAACGATCACCCTTATTTAAGGAATGGCTAGCAGGAAAGGAGTAA
- the porV gene encoding type IX secretion system outer membrane channel protein PorV, which yields MHFTQKKAFIAIFSFLLAAGSSSAQISSFKDSLLGQINTITTAVPFLQIAPDSRAGGMGDYGVATTPDPNSIHWNPSKLAFADKNFGFSISYTPWLRALVNDINLAYISGYKKLKGDQAIAASLLYFSLGNIDFTNDNAEKVGSFNPNEWALDVAYARKLGENISGGLALRYIYSNLTGGVAIANNTIQTHAGTSVAADISGYYRKDVEISNKKSLLGIGLNISNIGAKISYTDTKSKDFIPMNFRLGTNLKIDLDNYNTIAFGADINKLLVPTPPVYLKTNDGRDSLDANFNKIVQAGKDPSNVGVPAALFSSWSDAPAGFKEELKEFTYSIGAEYWYDKQFAIRAGYFHEASTKGNRKFFTIGAGLRYNVFGLDFAYLIPTTQRNPLENTLRFTLIFDFEGLKKENQDSTE from the coding sequence ATGCATTTTACTCAAAAAAAGGCCTTTATAGCTATCTTTAGCTTCCTGCTGGCAGCAGGTTCTTCATCTGCACAGATCAGTTCTTTTAAAGATTCTCTTCTCGGTCAGATCAACACTATCACTACCGCTGTTCCTTTCCTCCAAATCGCACCTGACTCCCGTGCCGGTGGAATGGGCGACTATGGTGTTGCAACCACTCCGGATCCGAATTCCATTCACTGGAATCCGTCGAAACTCGCTTTCGCCGATAAAAATTTCGGATTCTCGATCTCATACACCCCATGGCTTCGTGCCCTGGTGAATGACATCAACCTGGCTTATATTTCCGGTTACAAAAAACTCAAAGGCGATCAGGCAATTGCCGCTTCCCTTCTTTACTTCTCTCTCGGAAACATTGACTTCACGAATGACAACGCTGAGAAAGTCGGCTCTTTCAATCCTAATGAGTGGGCGTTGGATGTGGCTTATGCACGCAAACTGGGAGAAAATATTTCCGGTGGACTCGCATTGCGTTACATCTATTCCAACCTTACCGGTGGTGTGGCCATTGCCAACAACACTATTCAAACACACGCCGGTACTTCTGTTGCAGCCGACATCTCAGGTTATTACAGGAAGGATGTAGAAATTTCAAATAAAAAATCACTGCTTGGAATCGGTTTGAATATCTCCAATATTGGCGCCAAGATTTCTTATACAGATACAAAATCAAAGGATTTTATTCCGATGAACTTCCGTTTAGGAACGAACCTGAAAATTGATCTGGATAACTACAACACCATCGCTTTCGGAGCGGATATCAATAAATTACTTGTTCCGACTCCGCCGGTTTATTTGAAAACCAATGATGGCCGCGACAGCCTTGACGCGAACTTCAATAAAATTGTTCAGGCCGGTAAAGACCCGAGTAATGTCGGAGTGCCGGCTGCTCTGTTCAGTTCATGGTCTGATGCTCCCGCAGGATTCAAAGAAGAACTGAAAGAATTCACCTACTCTATCGGTGCTGAATATTGGTATGATAAACAATTTGCAATCCGTGCCGGTTATTTTCACGAGGCAAGTACAAAAGGAAACCGTAAATTCTTCACTATCGGTGCAGGCTTGCGCTACAATGTATTCGGACTTGATTTTGCTTACCTCATTCCTACCACACAAAGAAACCCACTTGAAAATACTCTCCGCTTCACCCTCATATTTGATTTTGAAGGCTTGAAAAAGGAAAATCAGGATAGTACTGAATAA
- a CDS encoding DUF4956 domain-containing protein, translated as MNDPAAFELFDKLSDKFFIRLLIDVISMLILVRLIYFRIYKKKDYLFTFFLFNIIIFVITYLLNKVDLSMGAAFGLFAVFSMLRYRTEGISTKDMTYLFIVIAMGLICAVSKATYFELGIINAILIAFTYALDGNWLVRNEMIKTIQYENIEMIKPEHHLELIADLKKRTGLDIHRVSINKIDFLKDIAVIKIYFYEDTVSKKK; from the coding sequence ATGAACGATCCAGCAGCATTTGAATTATTTGACAAATTATCCGATAAATTTTTTATCCGGTTATTGATCGACGTCATTTCGATGTTGATCCTTGTACGGTTAATCTATTTTAGGATTTATAAGAAGAAGGATTATCTGTTCACCTTCTTCCTTTTTAACATCATCATCTTTGTCATCACCTACCTGCTCAACAAAGTTGATTTGAGTATGGGTGCCGCATTTGGTTTGTTCGCGGTCTTTTCAATGTTGCGCTACAGAACGGAAGGTATTTCCACAAAGGATATGACCTATCTGTTCATTGTAATCGCTATGGGATTGATTTGCGCGGTGAGTAAAGCCACTTATTTTGAGCTTGGTATCATTAACGCCATTCTCATAGCATTCACTTATGCATTGGATGGAAACTGGCTGGTGAGAAATGAAATGATTAAAACAATTCAATATGAAAATATTGAAATGATTAAGCCAGAACACCATCTGGAACTGATCGCGGATCTTAAAAAGCGCACAGGACTTGATATTCACCGTGTGAGCATCAACAAGATTGATTTTTTAAAGGATATCGCCGTAATAAAAATTTATTTCTACGAAGACACCGTTTCGAAAAAGAAGTAA
- a CDS encoding polyphosphate polymerase domain-containing protein — protein MNQLDPILAEFEPITLQQMDNVKLLDRVDTKFMFRDSYLPELLEKMKADYYVLEAGSKRYTHYETLYFDTEHFGLYLRHHNGKLNRFKFRSRRYVESNLHFFEVKFKNNKGRTVKDRIKRPEIVQQISDKSEELVRSISPVDPTTLHAKLWVNYLRITFVNKTSQERLTIDTELQFKDANHTKDYTGLVIAEVKQGSGRDKSPFIDLMRENSILQKSISKYCLGVISLNPHIKKNNFKPTILYLSKLLK, from the coding sequence GTGAATCAACTCGATCCAATACTGGCTGAATTTGAGCCAATCACGCTCCAGCAAATGGACAACGTTAAATTGTTGGACCGGGTGGATACTAAATTCATGTTCCGTGATTCGTATTTACCCGAATTGCTGGAAAAAATGAAGGCAGATTATTACGTTCTTGAAGCAGGAAGTAAGAGATACACGCATTATGAAACGCTGTATTTTGATACTGAACATTTCGGATTGTATTTGCGACATCACAATGGCAAATTAAACCGATTCAAATTTCGTTCTCGTCGTTATGTCGAATCCAATCTTCATTTCTTTGAAGTGAAATTCAAAAACAATAAAGGCAGAACAGTCAAGGACCGGATAAAACGTCCTGAAATTGTACAACAGATTTCTGATAAATCGGAGGAACTCGTTCGGAGTATTTCACCTGTGGATCCAACAACCTTACATGCTAAACTGTGGGTCAATTATTTGCGAATTACATTTGTAAACAAAACCTCGCAGGAAAGACTTACCATTGATACGGAACTTCAATTCAAAGATGCTAATCACACTAAGGATTATACTGGTCTGGTCATAGCCGAAGTAAAGCAGGGGAGTGGCAGGGATAAAAGTCCATTCATTGATCTGATGAGGGAGAACTCCATTCTTCAGAAATCAATAAGTAAATACTGTCTTGGTGTTATCAGCCTCAATCCCCATATCAAAAAGAATAATTTTAAACCTACAATTTTATATTTATCCAAATTACTGAAATAA
- a CDS encoding DUF1572 family protein codes for MSSVSEIYLLESLKSFKGMKSNAELAIAQISDEELHFQPDSESNSVAIIMRHIAGNLRSRFTDFLTTDGEKPNRNRDIEFENPTGNRQEILADWNNGWEALFSTLNGLKGEDLLNTITIRNEPHSVLRAIQRQLVHYAYHSGQIVFLCKMIRKSEFQSLSIPRGKSEEYNKGMSASSR; via the coding sequence ATGAGCAGTGTTTCCGAAATATATCTTCTCGAAAGCCTCAAAAGCTTCAAAGGCATGAAATCAAATGCTGAGCTGGCAATCGCGCAGATCAGTGACGAAGAGCTCCACTTTCAGCCTGATTCAGAATCCAATAGTGTAGCCATTATTATGCGTCACATTGCAGGCAATCTTCGCTCCCGTTTCACTGATTTCCTTACTACAGATGGTGAAAAACCAAACAGAAACAGGGACATCGAATTTGAAAATCCAACAGGCAACAGACAAGAAATCCTTGCTGACTGGAACAATGGCTGGGAAGCTTTATTCTCGACACTGAACGGTCTGAAAGGAGAGGATTTACTTAATACTATAACAATCCGAAATGAACCCCATAGCGTGCTGCGTGCAATTCAAAGGCAACTGGTCCACTATGCATATCATAGCGGACAAATTGTTTTCCTTTGTAAAATGATTCGCAAATCTGAATTTCAATCCTTGTCAATTCCCAGGGGGAAATCAGAAGAATACAATAAAGGAATGTCGGCATCTTCACGTTAA